The nucleotide sequence TCCGGGCAGCTTCCGGACACCGAGCAGGGCGATCAACACGAGCAGGATCAGGGCCAGTTCACTCAAGCCGAACATCGGATGCGGTTCCTCCCAGCGGGCGGCTGCCGGGACCGGGCGGCCCCACTCACCATGATTGTCCACCTGGCGCCCGCCCGCGATGGCCAAAGGGGCTTCTCCGCTCACCGGAAACGGACGGGCCCGGCGGCCACTCCCCCGGGCCGCCGGGCCCCGCTCACCCACACCGCGTCAGTGCCCCGAGCCGTGCCCGCCGTAGTGCCCGCTGATCTGGTCCCGGTACGCCGGGTCCCCCAGATGCTTGTCCTTGTCGAACTCGGGCGCGTCCTTGATCTGCGCCTTGGTCCGCGCCACGTGCACGGTCCGCTCCGCGTTGTCGACCCCGGTGATGGTCCCCGCCGGCAGCAGCACCTCCTTGCCGAAGATCCACACCCCGGTGTCCACGACGATGTACTGCGCGTCCACATCGTTGGAGTGCTTGTCCACCTTGCCGATGTTCCCGTCGAGCGCCTCGACCCGATACCCGGTCAGATCGGCGTCGGGTGTGTGCCCAGCGGTCGGACCGTAG is from Streptomyces seoulensis and encodes:
- a CDS encoding PRC-barrel domain containing protein, encoding MAAENIWSYGPTAGHTPDADLTGYRVEALDGNIGKVDKHSNDVDAQYIVVDTGVWIFGKEVLLPAGTITGVDNAERTVHVARTKAQIKDAPEFDKDKHLGDPAYRDQISGHYGGHGSGH